The proteins below come from a single Priestia megaterium NBRC 15308 = ATCC 14581 genomic window:
- a CDS encoding lysophospholipid acyltransferase family protein — protein sequence MYIFATRILQLLLSSMNGHMNVVNKDKLPQNEPFIVVCTHKSWIDVVCLGIALYPTPIHFMAKKELFNKVFIKKLLKKLNAFPVDRGNPGPSVLKIPLQLLKKKQVVGIFPSGTRNSEEKALKNGAIHIASRASVPIIPAVYIGPHTIRDLLGRKKRFIIFGDTIHVPKMTKDKEAVTEATNEVISKVFEELKGNI from the coding sequence ATGTATATCTTTGCAACAAGAATTCTACAACTTCTACTATCTTCAATGAATGGACATATGAACGTAGTAAACAAGGATAAACTTCCTCAAAATGAACCATTTATTGTTGTTTGTACGCATAAAAGCTGGATTGATGTCGTGTGTTTAGGAATAGCGTTATATCCGACTCCTATTCACTTTATGGCTAAGAAAGAGTTATTTAATAAGGTTTTCATCAAAAAGCTTTTAAAAAAATTAAATGCATTTCCTGTAGATCGAGGTAATCCTGGACCCAGTGTCTTAAAAATACCTTTGCAATTGCTAAAAAAGAAACAAGTAGTTGGGATCTTTCCAAGTGGAACAAGAAACTCAGAAGAGAAAGCTTTAAAAAATGGAGCTATTCATATTGCTTCAAGGGCAAGTGTTCCTATTATACCAGCAGTATATATAGGACCTCATACCATAAGAGACTTATTAGGAAGAAAAAAAAGATTTATCATTTTTGGAGATACTATTCATGTGCCTAAAATGACTAAAGATAAAGAAGCTGTTACAGAAGCAACAAACGAAGTGATCTCAAAAGTGTTTGAAGAATTAAAAGGTAATATTTAA
- the fabZ gene encoding 3-hydroxyacyl-ACP dehydratase FabZ, producing MLDIQEIQRIIPHRYPFLLVDKIIKLKEGKNAIGLKNVTANEEFFSGHFPGYSVMPGVLIVEALAQLSGSIMLQKEENREKIGLLTGIENCRFKKQVRPGDQLYLEVEMTRVRGAVAKAHGIAKVDNNIVCEADLTFFLWDNGK from the coding sequence GTGCTAGATATTCAAGAAATTCAAAGAATTATACCCCATCGTTATCCTTTTTTACTGGTAGATAAAATTATTAAATTAAAAGAAGGAAAAAATGCAATTGGGCTTAAGAACGTTACAGCTAATGAGGAATTCTTCAGTGGACATTTTCCTGGCTATTCGGTTATGCCAGGTGTATTAATTGTTGAAGCTTTGGCTCAATTAAGTGGAAGTATAATGCTACAAAAAGAAGAAAATCGTGAAAAGATAGGCCTTTTAACTGGTATTGAAAATTGTCGCTTTAAGAAACAAGTTCGTCCAGGGGATCAATTATACTTAGAGGTAGAAATGACACGAGTCCGAGGAGCTGTTGCAAAAGCTCATGGCATTGCTAAAGTAGATAATAATATTGTGTGTGAAGCAGATTTAACATTCTTTCTTTGGGATAATGGGAAGTAA
- a CDS encoding restriction endonuclease, which translates to MAKRKKKEDNTLLLVLLGVIILLGILTLSKLLLFLLLITIGIAFFLFYKKVKESKIIKRSNIKEIDVMNGIQFENYLGVLFKSLGYKAQVTRTSHDYGADLIIVKDNKKIVVQAKRYSKKVGISSVQQIVGAKNYYKADEVWVITNNYFTQPAINLAYANNVILIDRDSLIQLSAQVN; encoded by the coding sequence ATGGCCAAACGTAAGAAAAAAGAAGATAATACGCTATTACTTGTGCTTTTAGGGGTAATTATTTTATTAGGTATTTTGACTCTATCAAAACTCCTCTTATTTTTATTACTTATAACAATAGGGATTGCGTTCTTTTTATTTTATAAAAAAGTGAAAGAATCGAAGATAATAAAACGTTCTAATATTAAGGAAATTGATGTAATGAATGGAATACAATTCGAAAATTATTTAGGGGTTCTTTTTAAATCCCTGGGATATAAAGCGCAGGTTACGCGAACTTCACATGATTATGGAGCTGATTTAATTATTGTGAAAGATAATAAAAAAATTGTTGTACAAGCAAAGAGATATAGCAAAAAAGTAGGAATTAGTTCTGTTCAACAGATTGTCGGGGCAAAGAATTATTATAAAGCTGATGAGGTTTGGGTCATAACTAATAATTATTTTACACAACCTGCAATAAATTTAGCATATGCAAATAACGTGATTTTAATAGATCGTGATAGTCTTATACAACTAAGCGCTCAAGTTAATTAG